TCTATGTAGACAATGGGTTAGGTTTCAGAGAGAGCATGATTTGAATCATAGCTATCTGCAGGAGCCAGCTCCTTTTGTCAGTGATGAAAGCAGCATTACAGCATCACACAACACATTTTGCCCTCTTTGTAGTCTCACAATACATGTAAAAAAGGGGCTAGCTTGTGTCACTATGCTGTCACTTTCATCATTACCCCCTGGAAATCATTGTTTTCAAAAGTAGTGAGGCCAAAAAAGGGATTTCCACACAATTTTTTGTGcaataaagaaagcaaagattCTGAGTAACAGAGATCTATTTCTCTGTGACTTGATGATAGAGATGATGACTGCTTGAATATATTTGGATACCTGTAGGCATCTATTAGTGTAAATGATGAGTTTAAACAAGTGGTTTATGAAAACCTATGAGAGGCAACCATCTCTAAACCTATAGGCCACAAAGCTTAAGGTGAATCTGCCAAGGTTTTTGTAAATTCAAAGCCACGAATGGCAGAGGACAGATTTGAGATTACTATTAATATGGAAAACTTTCCCCAGCTGgcttaaaatgtattttgttagGGTAAGGTAAAGTTAGATTCCCCTCGCATGtatttgctagttgttcctgactctagggggtggtgctcatctccgtttcaaagctaaagagccagcactgtccaaagacgtctacAGAGACTCTGTAGTctttgtagtcatgtggccagcatgactaaacgctgaaggcacacagagcgttattaccttcccaccaaagtggtccctatttttctacttgcattttttatgtgctttcgaactgctaggttggcagaagctgggacaagtaatgaaagCTCCGTtatacggtgctagggattcgaactgccgaactgtcaatctttctgatcgacaagctcagtttcttacccactgagccaccgcaaccCTGTTTTGTTAGGGTAGCAATAGCTTAATTTTCAAAGCCAGACCTTCATTATGATTTTCTGAAATGAAAAGTCCTTTTTATAAAAGCTCATTTATACAAGATTTCTTGCTTTGAATTTCGATAATTGTTGCTAAAGATTATACTGCTTTGTAATTGAAATAGCAACATCACTTAAAATtttatacctcttcatagggctgtgatggcaaaactatggcacatatgccaccggtggcacgcagagccctctcagcGGGCACGCAAGCCGTCTCCCCAGCtaagctccagtgcgcatgtgcgcgcctcctgctggccagctagtttttgggtctctgccatgcatacgCAGGGCGAATGCGGAGACATGCGTGTGTGgggtcgcacatgcatgcatggggtgtTGCTTGCCAGGGTaattgtgcatgtgcagggcTGGGAGGAGCACAGgagggtcatgcgtgcatgtgcaggggttgtacatgcatgcatggggcggcatgcatgtgtggggatgATGCACAGGGGAGTCACACACATATGTGGGGGGGTTGGGGTCCATGTGGGGGAGATTCACAcatgtattgcattatgggtgttttTGGCACGCGACGACAAAAAGGtcagccatcactgtcataggacattacagccctctctaagcagtttatagagtcagcatattgccccaaaaatctgggttcctcattttaccgatctcagaaagatggaaggctgagtcaaccttgagccgttcagAATCAAACTgacatatcatatttttcggagtataaaatgcacctttttcccctcaaaaaagaggttgaaaatctgggtgtgtcttatacactgaatacagcattttgtacCTCCCAACCccccactcccttcaccaaaatggctgtgcatagcctttaagagccttgcagagtgctccttgggactggggagagcagaaatgagcgaaaaataggccatttttttgctcaatttgggcccccagcccccaggatcactctataagcctcctaaaggctatgcatgccctatttttttgacaaaaatgagtccattttttgctcatttggggggatccTCTGGGTTTCAGCTCAATATAAATTGCTGTTGGCATCATATCTCCATCAATTAAATGTTGTAACATTTCATCTCAAACAACAGACCCTTTCATTACATGGTCTGAATGCAAGTGGGCTGCTTGTTCACAAGTGATTCATGTCTTGACAGGATCACTTATTCTTTGCTTTGGTTCACCTGTAGAAGAAAGGAGTTGAATATATGAGGAAGATTCTCGACTCTGACTCCCCTAAAGCAAGACATTTAAAATTTGCTGCTGCATACAACCTTGGCCGAGCTTACTACGAAGGACATGGGACTCAATTTtctgaagaagaagctgaaaggtAACCTTTCTTTATAATGCATCCATGTATGGGCATATCAGCCAGCATAAATGTCCCCATTTTGAGGCATCATCCTTGGGTGCTTCTAGATGGAGAAGTGTGTTAACAATTAAAATAAGTTCACGGCTGTTGTTCCAATTTGATGTCAATGCATGGATAAGAGACTAGTGCTCTTCCCAGTGATGTTGAACTACAACGCCCAAAATGCTTTAGCATTGGTTATGCTGGGTGGGATTGCTTAGTTACAGTTTGATGACTTTTGAAGAACTGTTAAGTTCatctcatctgagaagcttccaCATGGCTATGAATGAAAAAAGGAATAATCTAATCACATCACTGTTGCTATTGTTTTCTAGATTATGGTTTATTGCTGCAGATCATGGGAACCCAAAAGCAAGTGTAAAGGCTCAGAGTACACTTGGAATGTTGTATTCAGCAAATGCTAAGGATCTTAAAAAGGTAGCTTTCTCTTTGGGGTAGCTTTATTCCAAGCCCTGCATCCAACTGACCAAATGAAGTCTCTTTCCATTTGGAAATGTAAAGAAGAGGCAGCAAGATTTTTGGAAAATCTACAGAACTACAGAGACCCAATATAATATAGTGATTAAGGAGTTGGACCAGAACTGGAGAAACCCAGGGTTAATCTACCATCAGCCACAGACTCTCACTGGATGATTTTGGGTCAAAGGCTCAAACAACATTGAGTGATTTATCTTTTTTATCTATTGGCTAAAAAAAATAGTACTATGTTTCACTGTTGTTTTAAGACCTAAACAAAATATCTGGCAGCTTGGAAATAGAATTATGTGTATAAAaaacattacatttattttaagtTGCAAATATGGTATCTCATTTTTCAGAATAATGAAACAGGATTATTTTCTATCTAAACAGCACAGGCAACTGCTAAAGAATGTAAGCTACATATATAGTATCACTGCCATTTTGAAGATTAACAATTTTATATTTCTGGGTAGCTACAGAGGCAGTTACTAAACCTGAAGCATAATCCTTGGCTCTGCATCTATTAGTCCACATAGCTTGAATATAGcaaaaatctttttcttcttcccgcCCAAATGATTTTTGGAAAATTGTTTTTCTGCAGGCATTCTTTTGGCACTCAGAAGCTTGTGGGAATGGAAGCTTGGAATCTCAAGGCATCCTTGGGATTATGTATCTTCACGGACATGGCGTACGTCATAACTTGAAGGCTGCTTTGGAGTGCCTCAATCAGGCATCAGATCGAGGAAATGTCTATGCTAAAGGCCATTTGGTGGAGTATTAttacaaaagaaaatgttttataaaagcgGCCGAGTTTGCCAAAAGGTGAATTTTTAGTTAGTTCTTCAAGGGCAAGCTAAATTCACCAGTACTTATGTGGGTAGACTACTGAATATTTGCATCTAATTGGCAAGAGTTCAGCATATGTATTTCAGATGCTATGTGATatgtatattatttaaaaataatacattattaaaactaaacatttttaaatctctcctgttatataaagattttttttatataacaGCTTTTCATATCTATGAGCAATTAGTAATTGCTATTCTTTTACACTACATTAATTCTGAATATatataactaccgtatttttggagtataagacgcatcacagtataagacacaccgagattttcaagaggcaaattaaaaaaaatactttttgcactctgcagaccccccaaaatggcccatttttcgtgaaaacgggcccattttttgtcaaacaatgggcatgaatagcctttaggaggcctgtagagtgctcctggggggtggggtgggatagagcaaaaccaagcaaaaaacaggcccatattttgtcaaaaaaagggcatgcatagcctttaggcagcTTATAACGTGctccggggggtgggggacaaaattgagcaaaaaacagctcatttttcgctcatttctgccttccccagcccccaggagcactctggaagctgcCTAAAGGCTATACGTGGCCATTGggttttaggaggcaaaaaaaagctattcagtgaataagacgcacccagattttcaccctcttttttgagggaaaaaggtgtgtcttatactctgaaaaatacagtacataaaagCATAGGCAGTCTTCAGCCTTATGACTATTCGTTCAGTTACGTTGGTGCTGAATGATTGGTGGTTATGACCAGTTCTTGAAGATCCTGCCATCTGAATAcctccatagtcacatgatcagtcTGGGTACTTGACAACTTATTACTGGTGGCAGCACCTGTCATCACCTGATCATAATTTGCAacttctctgttttctttttaatgttaatGTCATTGAAaggtttcaaaagaaaaagaaaaaataatacaatCTAAAATAAagtaagaaggaaaaataagaaattaaGTATTAAGAAAAATCTAAagtgtaaaaaggaaaaaaatagaataaaaaagataaagtggCTTCTGATCTTGTTACACTGGTTGTAAGTACAGTACAATTGTATATTTATCTCTTTCTCTAAGTTACCTTGTGACTCTCTTCTTTCTACAATGTATCCTATCAAAATGTCAAAATCATGGATCACAAGTCGTTCTACGAGGGACCACCCTATAACATTATCCAGAAGCTTCAGATGGTGCTGAATGCAGTGGTGCAGGCAGTTATGTGCATTCCTAGAACATGTTACAAGTCTGCTCCACAAGCTGCATTGGcggccagtttgcttccaggtccaattcaaggggTTGGCTGGCCGGCtcccatcatctatccatccaatttatttgccacctatctcacAGTGGGGCCACTTAGGcagtttacaataataaaaagaaatgaaaagaatgtaAATAGAACAAGATAACAAATGTATTGTAGCTATTTTCTTTTCTCTAATAAAACATGTTAATTTGGCCATCTCAGCAAGTTATGGTACTGTATGTTCACAAACTATTTATGCATTGTAGATGTTGCCAATAATCTTGGGGTAAAGATCATTTATAAAAACAAAGTTATGGTTTTCCCCCAAACTTTTTTATCCTTCAATCCCAAGTCAATGTGGAGTTCTAACACACTTCCCCAGCAGGGAAGATTGCTAGGTGCTGGGTAAGTCTTTCCCACCTGCGCACTCTCCCCAGTCCCCCTGCGCTTGCACCCCACAGGCCACTTGCACTTTCCCCCCAACCTTTACTGTGCTTCCCTTGCACCCTTGTACACCTTCCTTGACCTGTGCTGCCTCCCGTGCATTCCCCCACACCCTCCACAACCCATGCAATACCTCTCTTGCACCCTCAAACTGTCTCTGACCACTGCAGTGTCAGTTGCTCACCCTTTCTCCCACCTTGCTCTGCTTCCCTTGTACCTTCACATACCCTCCCCAACCTGTGCTTCTCATGAACCCTCTACCCCTTCCCTATATCTCCACAAATCCCTCACTTTATCCCCCACCTGGAAGCAGCCAGTTACTTTCTTGCCtgggacttgcaacttcctgctgaaTTCCCCATTGAGCTTGGGTGTGGAAAGCAGGAAATTGCTTCACCTAACAATTGTAGAATTCAATTAATGACTGCAACTGGGACTATAATCACTAGGCAACATGGTTGTGCTTTACAGATGCATCGCTTAATGACAGCAATTCCAGTTCAATTgccatcataagtcaaggactatctgtacatgaaCTTAGGGCTTATAAACCATGGCATATTTTGGTATGACCTGATAGACTTTTATACAAAAAGTCTAGACTTCGGCAAAAATGTTCTTACTAATTATTTGAATTATACTTTTATGTTCTGAAATTACTAATTTTTAACCTTATGGTGCATTTCCAAATAGAGTAACCGAAAACGACAATGTTGAAAAGATAGCAGAGGAAACAGATTGTCTTCCTTTTTACATAAGCAGAGGACTTGCAATGGCTTCTTTCTACTTGGCCAGATGCCTCCAGCTTGGCCGAGGAACCCAACAAGATTTAACAGCTGCTAAAAAATATTATTCTAAGGTAAGGGGGGGGGGCTCTATCTTTTTAATTGGATGTGAGTGTACTTCCATAAGTTTACTGTTAGACTTATCTCTGATATATGAAACAGAATTATACATGAAAATggggtgttggttcttacctgatacgccccttctcgAGGCAGGTGGAGATAGCGATCATGCacgggttaactcagtcagtaaccaagagaactgagtctaccaaagtgatatCATCGCCTCAGAGGAGTGTCCTTCCGCTCTTGTGACGAAGGAGATAAGTAGACTGCTGTGCGTTAGTCGACTGCTTTCAATCCTCCGAAACTCTAACCTAGCTCCAGAATTCCCTCTGTGAACTAGGCCAGGAACCAAAGGGTggggatgaccgctgtctccacctgcctcaAGAAGGGGCGTATTAGGTAAGAACCAAAGCCCCATTCTCCaacgttggtggagacagcagtcatgcaTGGGACATCCCAAAGCTGGGCATGTCCCCGAGTGGGAATGAGACTGGGCTAGGAGCTTGAAGAGGGAAGAACTTGTTGAAGCACCCACCGTCCAAATGCCGCATCCACCGATGCGTATCTGTCCATCTTATAATGGCGGATAAAGGAATTGCGGGTCGCCCAGGTGGCTGCCTTGCAGATCTGTTCCACTGAGGCCTGCCTTGTCCACGCTGCTGATGTAGCTGCGCTGCGAGTGGAATGCATCGTGATGTTGGATGAAGGTGTGAGGTGATTCGTCAGATAAGATCTACTTATGGTTGACTGGATCCAGCATCCAACCATAGATGGAGAAGCCTTTAGACCCTTGTTTGTGGGATGGAAAGACACAAAGAGTGCTTCGGCACACTTAAAGACAGCCAGAGACTGATGAAAGGCCAAATTGACCTTTGGGACAAAGGTGGGATCAAGTCGAAGGACCATGTGGTCTGAGTGAGAAGTACACAAGTCGGAATGGATGGAAAGGGCCGCCAATTCTGAGACCCGTCATGCAGACACGATAGCCACCAGAAAAGTTGTTTTCAGTGTGAGGTGATGCAGGGAGGCCGACCTGAGAGGCTCAAAGGGTGGTCCAGTGAAAAAGTCAAGGACTTTGGTTAGATCTCATGAGGGGAAGTGGTGAATGACAGGAGGGCAGAGATTAGACACGCGCTTAATGAAGTGGCATACATGAGGGTGCAAGGAGAGAGGCTCATCCCGGTGAAGAGAGAACCGAAGAGAGAGCCGACACCTGCCTTCGTAAGGTGTTAGGCCCAAGTCCTTTATATAGTCCCTGTTGCAGGCTCCAAAACCTAGGGAAACGAAGCCTCCAGGGGCGAAACCTCTTTAGAAAGGCACCATGTGCTGAAAGTCTGCCACGTTGATTCGTAGATTCTATTAGTGGCCAGGTGTCAAGAAGCCTGAATAGTTTGAATTACAGTCTCAGAAAGGTTTGCCGCTCTCAAGACCTCCCACTCAGCCTCCATGCGGTTAGGCGGAGCCAAGATAGGTCAGAATGGTGGATGGATCCCTGGTGAAGAAGGGATGGTATCAGGGGAAGACACACTCTGGGCCCACTAAGAGGTTGAAGAGGTCCGCGAACCATGGACAGTGCAGCCAATGGAGGGCGAGTAGGATGAGCTCGGCCTCTTCCTCTATCATTTTCTGAAAGACCCTCTGTatcagggggaaggaagggaaggcgtACAGGAGACCATGGGGCCACCTGCATCTTAAGACACCCGTCTCTTCCGTGCCTGGTGTCGTGTAGCGAGACAGGTACCTGGGCAGTTGATTGTTGGATGCCATTGCGAAGAGATCTAGCACCGGGGTCCCATACCTGGTCGACAGCTGTTTGAAGATGTGACAGTTGAGGGTCCACTCTGCAGGATCGGTTGTTGTGTGGCTCAACCAGTCTGCTCTGGTGTTGTTGGAGCCCGAGATGTGTTTGGCATGGAGGGAGAGAAGGTTGACTTCTGCCCAGATCCCTAGGTGAAAGATTTCATGAGGGACACTGCTCTCGTCTTCCCCTGGCGGTTGACATGTGCCTTGGCTGTTGTGTTGTCTGTCcgaattagcacatatgtgttgcAAACTGAAGACTGGAACTGAAGGAGAGCCAGATGGATGGCCCTCAACTCTAGCCAATTCATACTGTGGGAAAGTTTGGAATTGGACCAGAGACCCTGAGCTATCTGATCCTCCAGGTGAGCGCCCCAACCCATCAAACTCACGTCCATCATAACTACAAGATGAGGTGGTTTCCTGAAGATGGACCTCTGAG
The DNA window shown above is from Thamnophis elegans isolate rThaEle1 chromosome 9, rThaEle1.pri, whole genome shotgun sequence and carries:
- the LRP2BP gene encoding LRP2-binding protein isoform X1, whose translation is MKPTSEPLPREHSTEAVLQCILKESTTELDNLQWLSYQGASDHNFLFAKAEQLLEKRIKDGEPLAYFLKGQLYFEEKRYEDALLYFEQNTDFQSMYQLGVMYYDGLGTPPNAKKGVEYMRKILDSDSPKARHLKFAAAYNLGRAYYEGHGTQFSEEEAERLWFIAADHGNPKASVKAQSTLGMLYSANAKDLKKAFFWHSEACGNGSLESQGILGIMYLHGHGVRHNLKAALECLNQASDRGNVYAKGHLVEYYYKRKCFIKAAEFAKRVTENDNVEKIAEETDCLPFYISRGLAMASFYLARCLQLGRGTQQDLTAAKKYYSKVRGGGSIFLIGCECTSISLLLDLSLIYETELYMKMGCWFLPDTPLLEAGGDSDHARVNSVSNQEN
- the LRP2BP gene encoding LRP2-binding protein isoform X2, with the translated sequence MKPTSEPLPREHSTEAVLQCILKESTTELDNLQWLSYQGASDHNFLFAKAEQLLEKRIKDGEPLAYFLKGQLYFEEKRYEDALLYFEQNTDFQSMYQLGVMYYDGLGTPPNAKKGVEYMRKILDSDSPKARHLKFAAAYNLGRAYYEGHGTQFSEEEAERLWFIAADHGNPKASVKAQSTLGMLYSANAKDLKKAFFWHSEACGNGSLESQGILGIMYLHGHGVRHNLKAALECLNQASDRGNVYAKGHLVEYYYKRKCFIKAAEFAKRVTENDNVEKIAEETDCLPFYISRGLAMASFYLARCLQLGRGTQQDLTAAKKYYSKACRLDPALASDLELTANHGRI